The DNA window CTCTCCGCGTCGAGGCCGACGAGGAGCTCCTCCGCCTGCTGGCCGACCGCTTCGGGCCGGACGCCGCGCGGCTGGGCTCAGCCGGCTAGGCCGTGGAGCCGGAGATGGGCGGCCGCCAGGAGCGTCTTGCCGTCGTGGATGCGACCCGCCTCCGCCTCGGCGAGGAAGGTCTCCAGCGCCAGCGCCTCCACCTCCAGCTCCTCGCCGGGGTCCAGCTTCCGCTCCCCCGGCTCGAGCCCGCTGGCCAGAAAGAGGTGGATCTCCTCGTTGGAGTAGCCGGGCACCGGCCAGAACCAGAGAAGCTCCCGCAGGCTCGCCGCCCGGTAGCCTGTCTCCTCCTCCAGCTCGCGGCGCGCGCAGGCCTCGACGCTCTCGCCCGGCTCGGCCTTGCCGGCCGGCAGCTCCAGGATCCAGCGGTCCAGCGCCGCCCGGTACTGCCGTTCCAGCAGGATGCGTCCGTCGGGCAGGAGCGGGATGACGCA is part of the Bacillota bacterium genome and encodes:
- a CDS encoding NUDIX hydrolase, with translation MLPIAERRFTVRGREVTHWYVDSPKVACVIPLLPDGRILLERQYRAALDRWILELPAGKAEPGESVEACARRELEEETGYRAASLRELLWFWPVPGYSNEEIHLFLASGLEPGERKLDPGEELEVEALALETFLAEAEAGRIHDGKTLLAAAHLRLHGLAG